A portion of the Salvelinus sp. IW2-2015 unplaced genomic scaffold, ASM291031v2 Un_scaffold1884, whole genome shotgun sequence genome contains these proteins:
- the LOC112072304 gene encoding claudin-23-like — protein MPSQAEQWIRTSMRTPGIFIFGMVLAPCGWILNLTATVAPNWRTINTIALLPVDTFLQQGIWDICKVSDTSRVNQCSQKDEAYFNNQIIVVAQGLMVASLILTLIGLATATPGVRCWRDRPNWTVAGLGGMLIFLSGVLTIIPIAWYTHILKDIAASSTDIRVGYCIILGYIGGIFELLAGLVMFIGICRCCGGKNRGETRVSETTAHFRNTKPPTRRIEMPSIARTRSSASSVPYSKDSMEDEADFPRAKSTSYGGRRPAYDVDL, from the coding sequence ATGCCGAGCCAAGCGGAGCAGTGGATCCGCACTTCGATGCGCACTCCGGGCATTTTTATCTTCGGAATGGTCCTTGCCCCTTGCGGCTGGATCCTAAACCTCACAGCGACAGTGGCTCCTAACTGGAGAACCATCAACACTATCGCCTTACTGCCGGTTGATACGTTCCTACAACAAGGCATCTGGGACATATGCAAGGTGTCCGACACATCCCGAGTAAACCAATGTAGCCAAAAGGACGAAGCGTACTTCAACAACCAGATTATAGTGGTCGCCCAGGGCTTGATGGTAGCGTCTCTGATATTGACTCTGATCGGGCTGGCCACGGCAACCCCCGGGGTAAGGTGCTGGAGAGACCGCCCGAACTGGACAGTAGCCGGGCTGGGGGGAATGCTAATCTTTCTGTCTGGAGTCTTGACGATCATCCCTATTGCATGGTACACTCATATCCTCAAGGACATCGCCGCATCCAGCACCGACATTCGCGTCGGCTACTGTATTATTTTGGGATACATCGGGGGAATCTTCGAGCTACTGGCCGGCTTGGTCATGTTCATTGGGATATGTCGTTGCTGTGGCGGTAAGAACCGCGGAGAGACGCGAGTCTCGGAGACCACAGCACACTTCAGAAACACCAAACCCCCAACGCGCCGCATCGAGATGCCGAGCATAGCCCGAACCCGGAGTAGCGCTAGCAGCGTTCCCTACTCTAAAGACTCTATGGAAGACGAGGCGGACTTCCCCCGGGCAAAGAGCACCTCGTACGGAGGAAGACGACCTGCTTATGACGTTGATCTGTGA